The following coding sequences lie in one Aspergillus luchuensis IFO 4308 DNA, chromosome 8, nearly complete sequence genomic window:
- a CDS encoding uncharacterized protein (COG:S;~EggNog:ENOG410PVHM;~InterPro:IPR008949), with translation MRKEAKDGQVENLVPIIMLNENLRANQAMKVAFMLAQESARGFYEVADDMRQTAKGRHRAVADIFIEGCRNIVMGLTHWR, from the exons ATGAGGAAGGAAGCG AAAGATGGACAAGTCGAGAACCTCGTTCCGATAATCATGCTGAACGAAAACCTGAGAGCCAACCAGGCAATGAAAGTGGCCTTCATGCTGGCTCAGGAATCAGCAAGGGGCTTCTATGAAGTGGCTGATGATATGCGGCAGACTGCCAAGGGAAGACACCGCGCTGTTGCGGATATTTTCATTGAAGGATGCAGAAACATTGTCATGGGGCTCACTCATTGGAGGTAA
- a CDS encoding terpene synthase family protein (COG:S;~EggNog:ENOG410PMHP;~InterPro:IPR008930) yields MSSSILIQCAQDLVAKVASDSKSQYGLSSMAPSIYDTAWLAMVEKKKDEGYEWVFPTSFEYLLREQIDGGGWDPLEGVTKRHTIHFTVELIVPVLLRLLSEEGVDFDFPAKVDLLSKYAAATSIDISWLYQGPCSIPLFSLEGFVRQLEWNKLGSLVTSAGITASPASAAAYLIYSPTWIDECEAYLRHIVSQGQGKGNGGVGGVYPLEVFEPCWVLSTLLESGFTVDNLGTENVGDLIELIHRSMPHGVAGATNTFLPDADDTARALMALNNNGYEVSHANLIKNFEGEDCFETFDDRMPQRVTSVSVNGNVLNCLLSSPDPSAYTPQIEKIAKFMCTKWSKEKMLNDHWNFSEYYGIMHMAQSLVPARVLWDQGCLPGLTENIIQDRIPQCLQEVLNRVICGQNNNGSWGNIHGAEETAYTIITLAQLASHAAIASDYSKADLAIARGKQFLLETWTMGQKPDRIWTGKVMHGISYVHDAHVLAALKINRVNLAGKRGFF; encoded by the exons ATGAGCTCCTCTATACTAATTCAATGTGCCCAAGACCTCGTTGCCAAGGTCGCCTCTGATTCAAAGTCACAATATGGATTGTCCTCTATGGCTCCATCTATCTATGACACTGCATGGCTCGCTAtggtcgagaagaagaaggacgaggGGTACGAATGGGTCTTCCCAACCAGCTTCGAGTACCTCCTCCGCGAACAAatagatggtggtggctgggatCCCCTCGAAGGTGTTACCAAAAGACACA CGATTCATTTCACGGTGGAACTGATTGTTCCGGTTCTACTCCGCCTTCTGAGTGAAGAGGGTGTGGATTTTGACTTTCCTGCAAAAGTGGACTTGCTGAGCAAGTATGCCGCAGCAACTAGCATTGACATTAGTTGGCTATACCAGGGCCCTTGCAGTATTCCATTGTTTTCGCTGGAAGGGTTCGTGAGGCAGCTCGAATGGAATAAATTGGGAAGTCTCGTTACTTCTGCAGGTATCACAGCCTCTCCTGCCTCTGCGGCCGCGTATTTGATATACTCTCCTACGTGGATTGATGAGTGTGAGGCGTATCTTCGTCACATTGTGTCACAAGGccaagggaagggaaatggTGGTGTCGGGGGAGTATATCCTTTAGAGGTGTTCGAGCCCTGCTGG GTTCTGTCAACGTTGCTAGAAAGCGGCTTCACAGTCGACAATTTGGGTACGGAAAACGTGGGCGATCTGATAGAGTTGATTCATAGATCTATGCCGCATGGCGTGGCCGGTGCTA CGAataccttcctccccgacGCGGACGATACAGCACGTGCTTTGATGGCACTCAATAACAACGGCTATGAAGTTAGCCACGCAAACCTAATCAAGAACTTCGAGGGGGAGGACTGCTTCGAGACTTTTGATGACCGAATGCCCCAACGTGTGACGAGCGTGAGCGTCAACGGAAACGTTCTAAACTGTCTGCTATCGTCACCCGATCCCAGTGCATACACCCCACAGATAGAGAAGATTGCCAAGTTCATGTGCACGAAATGgagcaaggagaagatgcttAATGATCATTGG AACTTCTCCGAGTACTATGGAATCATGCATATGGCCCAATCATTGGTCCCGGCCAGGGTCCTTTGGGATCAGGGATGTCTACCGGGTCTCACAGAAAATATCATTCAAGACCGTATTCCTCAATGTCTGCAAGAGGTATTGAACCGTGTGATATGCGGACAGAATAACAATGGCTCCTGGGGTAACATACACGGGGCCGAGGAGACAGCATACACAATCATTACTCTTGCCCAACTAGCGTCGCATGCTGCAATTGCCAGTGACTACAGTAAAGCCGACCTGGCTATTGCTAGGGGAAAGCAATTTCTGTTAGAGACCTGGACCATGGGACAGAAGCCGGACAGGATCTGGACGGGGAAGGTCATGCATGGCATATCGTATGTGCATGATGCGCATGTGCTTGCTGCTTTGAAAATTAATCGGGTAAATTTGGCTGGAAAGCGAGGGTTCTTCTGA
- a CDS encoding SDR family NAD(P)-dependent oxidoreductase (COG:Q;~EggNog:ENOG410PPIZ;~InterPro:IPR036291,IPR002347;~PFAM:PF00106,PF13561;~go_process: GO:0055114 - oxidation-reduction process [Evidence IEA]) — protein MSFAGKLVAVTGAASGIGLAAARLLAQRENSPKSQILTTALDVRDSAQVDSWIKKSTDKLGPLYGAANVAGVAEKQLSSDPLDAADWDHIIGTNLTGVMHCVRAQARNASSEGASIVNVSSIVGLTAVAGVGLAYTVSKHGVVGLTRRIAQHLAPKNIRVNCVAPAVVSTPLTEKTLKDHQIPENLMSDMQRLAKPEEVASVIAFLLSQETSFVTGSTYPVDGGYLY, from the exons ATGTCTTTTGCTGGCAAACTTGTCGCCGTAACGGGCGCAGCCTCTGGGATCGGCCTAGCCGCCGCTCGATTACTCGCCCAACGTG AGAACAGCCCTAAGTCACAAATTCTAACAACAGCGTTGGATGTCCGCGATTCCGCACAGGTCGACTCGTGGATCAAAAAAAGCACAGACAAACTGGGTCCTTTATACGGAGCAGCTAACGTTGCAGGAGTCGCTGAAAAGCAATTATCGAGCGATCCCCTCGACGCTGCAGATTGGGATCATATAATCGGGACTAATCTGACGGGGGTGATGCATTGTGTCCGGGCGCAGGCCAGGAACGCATCTTCTGAGGGCGCATCTATTGTGAATGTCTCGAGTATCGTAGGGTTAACAGCTGTTGCAGGGGTCGGGCTGGCATACACAGTCAGTAAACATGGAGTTGTGGgattgacgaggaggattGCTCAGCATTTGGCGCCGAAGAATATCAGGGTGAATTGCGTGGCACC TGCGGTGGTCTCTACACCACTTACTGAGAAGACACTCAAAGACCATCAAATCCCCGAGAATTTAATGTCGGATATGCAGAGGCTCGCTAAACCGGAAGAAGTAGCGAGCGTGATCGCCTTTCTTCTCAGCCAGGAAACCTCATTTGTGACGGGGTCTACATACCCTGTGGATGGGGGCTATTTGTACTGA
- a CDS encoding uncharacterized protein (COG:G;~EggNog:ENOG410PJKR;~InterPro:IPR011701,IPR036259;~PFAM:PF07690;~TransMembrane:8 (i21-41o53-73i94-118o133-153i160-181o187-210i222-242o254-272i);~go_function: GO:0022857 - transmembrane transporter activity [Evidence IEA];~go_process: GO:0055085 - transmembrane transport [Evidence IEA]) gives MGLMFVASFGIPAQWFTTKRSLASGFATCGSALGGLIYSLGANAMIENISLPWAFRILAIVSFVVNTGSSLLLRDRNTQTKNRPAIFEIRLLKNYNFLLVLLWAAFSLIAYTIVLFSIPDYGESEGLSADQGALLGALVNLGQVVGRPGVGFLSDRFGRLNVSSVMTFLSGLLCFIFWIFAREYVSILAFSLVIGLFVGTFWASLAPIVAEVLGLHETINGLNICWMVLVSPVTVCEIIGLVLRKPGGNEYLHVQIFTGALYVAASLCLLLLRRQMVRNRDLSKPGAAGLIFGFTKL, from the exons ATGGGACTGATGTTTGTGGCTTCTTTCGGGATTCCCGCGCAGTGGTTTACCACCAAGCGCAGTCTTGCCAGTGGATTTGCGACCTGTGGTAGTGCCTTAGGGGGCCTCATATACAGCCTAGGCGCAAATGCTATGATCGAAAACATCAGTCTGCCCTGGGCGTTTCGTATCCTCGCTATCGTTTCCTTCGTCGTCAACACCGGAAGCTCCCTACTACTTCGTGACCGCAATACGCAGACCAAAAATCGGCCCGCCATATTTGAAATTCGTCTCTTAAAGAACTACAATTTCCTTTTAGTTCTCCTTTGGGCTGCTTTCAGCTTGATCGCTTATACAATTGTGCTGTTTTCGATCCCCGACTACGGAGAGAGCGAAGGTCTTTCAGCGGACCAAGGGGCGCTGCTAGGGGCACTGGTTAACCTTGGGCAGGTGGTGGGGCGGCCGGGAGTTGGCTTTTTGAGTGATCGATTTGGCCGTCTGAATGTGTCCTCAGTGATGACCTTTCTCTCAGGCCTCCTTTGTTTCATCTTCTGGATATTTGCCAGGGAGTATGTGTCTATCCTAGCCTTTTCGCTGGTCATTGGTTTGTTCGTCGGGACCTTCTGGGCCTCTTTGGCTCCCATTGTTGCTGAGGTGCTAGGACTGCATGAAACAATCAATGGGCTGAACATTTGCTGGATGGTTCTGGTAAGTCCAGTTACTG TTTGCGAGATCATTGGCCTAGTTCTGCGAAAGCCCGGCGGGAATGAATATTTACATGTCCAGATCTTCACTGGCGCACTGTATGTGGCTGCCTCGCTTTGTTTGCTCCTCCTGCGTAGGCAGATGGTGCGAAACCGTGACCTGAGCAAACCCGGCGCCGCTGGACTTATATTTGGATTCACCAAACTGTGA
- a CDS encoding O-methyltransferase (COG:S;~EggNog:ENOG410PUYG;~InterPro:IPR002935,IPR029063;~PFAM:PF13578,PF01596;~go_function: GO:0008171 - O-methyltransferase activity [Evidence IEA]), with amino-acid sequence MSSPVDAAAHILNLLSRLHCISLEQEAAISRTDKGKVFSSDVLGDLEDKAQEQNPRDAFDQLMLDKFIALDEDKCQFVYQLINAMGATNVVEAGTSFGVSTIYLALAVAKTKAATGKEGVVIATEKEKEKAEIARKYWAECGAVVTDQIDLREGNLLETLAQGLPQVDLLLLDIWSALSLPTLKIVQPYLRYGAVVLTDNTISGAKGYADLLAYMRNPENGFRNMTLPFSNGFEMSVYMPDAK; translated from the exons ATGTCTTCCCCCGTCGACGCCGCCGCGCACATCCTCAACCTTCTTTCCAGACTTCACTGCATCTCCCTCGAGCAAGAAGCCGCCATCTCCCGCACTGACAAAGGCAAAGTCTTCTCCTCTGACGTCCTCGGTGATCTTGAGGATAAAGCCCAAGAGCAGAATCCCAGAGATGCATTCGATCAGCTCATGCTAGACAAATTCATCGCTCTGGACGAGGACAAGTGCCAGTTTGTTTACCAACTCATCAACGCTATGGGAGCTACGAATGTTGTCGAGGCAGGGACGAGCTTCGGCGTTAGTACCATTTACCTGGCGCTTGCTGTTGCAAAGACCAAGGCTGCTACAGGGAAGGAAGGCGTTGTTATTGCTactgagaaggaaaaggagaaagCTGAGATTGCAAGGAAGTACTGGGCGGAATGTGGTGCTGTAGTGACTGATCAGATTGACTTGAGAGAGGGAAACCTGCTCGAGACGCTTGCACAAGGATTGCCGCAGGTTGACCTTTTACTTTTGGATA TCTGGTCTGCACTCTCTCTTCCAACTCTCAAGATAGTCCAGCCTTACCTTCGCTATGGTGCTGTTGTTCTCACCGACAATACGATTTCCGGTGCCAAGGGGTATGCCGACTTGCTGGCGTACATGCGAAACCCGGAGAATGGGTTCCGGAACATGACTTTACCTTTTAGTAATGGCTTCGAGATGAGTGTATATATGCCAGATGCCAAATAA